AAATGTATGTTAATCTGCCAATACAGGCGACGCCATATTTTGAAATCGCTTATATCACACAGGTACTTATGTTCAGTGTCTCGTGATATtcactatcaatataactattataaaataatattcaaaatttttagtagACATGAAACTTTTTGGACATATCTTATTTTACAACAGCCATATTTTTACAGGTACTAGCCTTGTGTCCCGTTGGATTCTCCTATTTTTCCTTGGACAATGTCCTCTGCATAATAAACCTTCATATCGCTGGACAATTTCGAATACTGCAATACAGATTGTCAGACAAATACAGTGGACAGGTTCAGAACGGACTCGATCAGAAATCAGACTTGTACCTAAAAAATAATGCTTCTGACGTGTTTAAAAGCTGCATTCGACAGCATCAGACACTCATTACGTATTGCAAGCAGTTGCAAGAAGTATTCGGCCTTATTGTACTCGTACAAGTGATGACGTTCAGTATGCTCATTTGTCTGGATGGATTTCAGGTGTTACTGGTTAGTATGCATCTACAATTTGTACGATATTGCACTTACATACGAAGTATTTCACATTTTAAATTGTTGTacaaagtatttcaaaatttatatttcaaatgcaCGAAATATTTGATTGAtcgtatttgaaatttttataaaagataTTTCAAGTTTCATACTCTGCAATATTGTACGAAATGTTTGATCACGTCTCcacttttttgtaaattatttctagacgattttcaaattttgttacaaacaTTTCAAGGTTTATGCCTCGAATTCTTTTTACGAAGCAAAAATTGTGACTATAGTATTGTTAGTATTAATATATGAAGTACACCATACTTTATATTgagattttcttttatttttatattacatcgAATAGTCAGTATTTATTTTATCGTTGTGGACCTAATGGCAATAAATTTATTCAGCTGTTCCATAGGTAGATCTGGTCCAGAGGAAAGTAATTTTCTTTTTCCATCTCCTGACGACCGTATGTCAATTAATCATGTTTTCGTACAGCTGTGACTGTATCATACGTGAAAGTGTAAACTTAGCCACAGCGGCGTTCTCCGGGCCGTGGCTACAATTACCTGCGTCTAAACGCATCGAGAACCTAAAGAAAGATTTTATAATGCTCATCATGAGATCTAATAAACCATGCTGTATTTCGGGCAGCGGATTCTTCATAGTTTCTTTGGAAACGTGTACCAGGGTGAGCGAAATATTTTCTGCAGAGCAGATTAAATacagtatgttacatatattaacactttaatggccggTCACACATGAGACGTAGGTGCTGCAATTATCACGCaaaggaaaaatattaaatttgttatattatgttattatttgtTATGTTATGTTgtttttgttttcgtttgttttaGGTGTTTGTTCACACGTGGAATTAGTTCGTGAATTTATATAAAGTTTTTTAAAacgaattcttcaaaaatattgccgACCCTGGCTACATTTACGCAGGCGGACATTAAAGTTAATCTATGTACTTCATAAATCTACtccgaaaaatatatttagataacagtagattttgaaaattcagaaatttgatgacttgggaatttcaaatgaatttcataattttcctgTTGCAGGTGATAACAACAGCGGGATCGTACTTCACTCTGTTGCAGCAAGCccaaaataatattagttcatAGTTcacatataataattacaataaccATGCATTAAAGATAGGTACGCTTACAGATACAGACGATGATACATATTGCAACCAAGCTATTGACCATTTTTATATGATAAATGTGATCTGTTACAATATGATATTCCTTGTAATTTCTTTTGATGAAGTTACTACTGCTCCATACGATATAATCGTATTTATTGCATTCAAACATAATGTTACATATCATCGCACTTATTAATGTGGTATTTCATATGAATCACTAATTTTTTACAGTTAGATGTACaatgtttttattatacattttaaatattaaaaagtcaTATTGTATATCATATTTGAATTGAGCGCCATAGAAGGGTCACGTGATATCGAGGACCTCCTTTACTCTGTCCACccagtatttaataattttgtacatacaACGATACCTATATCACAACAACCAAAGCATTCGACATTTTTCCTCTTCACACAGTACATTCCCACTCagatcatcacacaatcacgtcacATAATTTTTTCACGTCACAAAATCTCCTTAAACGAAACATCACATTTTCATAACGAATTTCGATTCCTCTCTAAATACACTATATATCTGTAACATGTGCTCAGTGCAACCCCTTCGCAGCACATTGTTGAAAGAAAGACAAGCCTCAACATAATACTACATAACTGCAACATACACGTTCAATAAACGAAATAACCAGTTGTCAGACACGGGGTAGAGAATCATCCCCTCGACCCTGCCTCCCCATCGAACCCTTTCCACAGGTGTCCACTTCAAGCGGAACTATCCTCGATCATTTAGCGGACTAAGTGCCCCGACTGCAGAACAGTGATGCAGCTGTTGATCGTTATTACGTTTCACGCGGTGAAATTACCCTCATCTTAAGGTCTTGCATAACTCATCAACCACGTGCATCGCGGAAAGAAGTCGATTTCTTGGCGAATCCCTTTTACCTTGGCATTGTCGCTGCATCGACCGCATTAAGAATAAATAATCACCGTGATTAATAGCACATCAAAGTATCTGATGAGACTCGGTGTAAGGCTCGATACAAAGTTTCCTTCAAAGCTTTCATGTCGAAACGTCCAGTGATTAAACTCGGTATGACTATTTTACGAGTGGACGACTTCTCCGTCGCTGTTACAGCGTTTTTTATGAAACTAATAGGGTTGTGGTTCGCGGGCGGTCGTGGCGAACGCTGGCTCAGGTGCGTCACTTTGTATTTTACGATGTGGATGATTCTCTTCGGGATATATCTACAGACGACGATCATCTACCACTCCTTAGACGATGTTGAGGTCAGTGCCTATAATGAAGCTTTcgaaaatttgttcaatttggCAAATTGTCTTGTTTGATAAGTTTAATTTCTTCTGTGCACAGAACCTTATTTTTGGATTGTTGAACCTTTTATCGATACTAGTGCCCTTGATTAAAATACTGATTCTGCTCCCACGCAGAAAGAAACTTTTCCGCCTGATAGCATACATGGTGCGAAACTTTTTGGAGGCTGATTACGACGACTTTGAAACGTCGATACTGACCACGTGCAAACGCAAATGCAGTTTCTTCGTTTGTAGCTCTGTCTGCTTTACCGAATTGACGATTGTGTCTTACGTCTGCGCTCCACTTCTTGGTACGTAATCTGCAACACTTTCGggtataaaaagtaatatcttCGTTTTTAATTCTtagacattatttatttactttaaacattatttattcCAGTGAATTTGTTCAAGAACGAATCCGAAAGGGTGCTACCCTTCAAAATGTATCTTAATGTGCCAATACAGGCGACGCCATATTTTGAAATCGCTTATATCACACAGGTACTTATGTTCAGTGCCTCGTGATATtcactatcaatataactattataaaataatattcaaaatttttagtagACATGAAACTTTTTGGACATATCTTATTTTACAACAACCATATTTTTACAGGCACTAGCCTCGTTTTCCATTGGATTCTCCTATTTTTCCATGGACAATGTCCTCTGCATAATAAACCTTCATATCGCTGGACAATTTCGAATACTGCAATACAGATTGTCAGACAAATACAGTGGACAGGTTCAGAACGGACTCGATCAGAAATCAGACTTGTACCTAAAAAATAATGCTTCTGACGTGTTTAAAAGCTGCATTCGACAGCATCAGGCACTCATTACGTATTGCAAGCAGTTGCAAGAAGTATTCGGCCTTATTGTACTCGTACAAGTGTTGGCGTTCAGTATGCTCATTTGTCTGGATGGATTTCAGGTGCTACTGGTTAGTATGCATCTACAATTTGTACGATAATGCACACTTACGAAGTATTTCACGCTTTAAATTGTTGTACAAagtatttcaagatttatatttcaaatgcaCCAAATATTTGATTgttcatatttgaaatttttataaaagataTTTCAAGTTTCACTCTGCAATTTTGTACGAAATGTTTGATTACGTGTCcacttttttgtaaattatttctaGATGATTTTCAAAATTCGTTATGAACATTTCAAGGTTTATGCTTCGAATTCTTTTTACGAAGCAAAAATTGTGGCTATagtattattagtattaatatatGAAGTACACCATACTTTATCTtgggattttcttttatttttatattacatcgAATAGTCAGTATTTATTTTTACGTTGTGGACCTAATGGCAATAAATTTATTCAGCTGTTCCATAGGTAGATCTGGTCCAGAGGAAAGTAATTTTCTTTTTCCATCTCCTGACGACCGTATGTCAATTAATCATGTTTTCGTACAGCTGTGACTGTATCATACGTGAAAGTGTAAACTTAGCCACAGCGGCGTTCTCCGGGCCGTGGCTACAATTACCTGCGTCTAAACGCATCGAGAACCTAAAGAAAGATTTTATAATGCTCATCATGAGATCTAATAAGCCTTGCTGTATTTCGGGCAGCGGATTCTTCATAGTTTCTTTGGAAACGTGTACTAGGGTGAGCGAAATATTTTCTGCAGAGCAGATTAAATAcagtatattacatatattaacactttaatggccgctCACACATGAGACGTAGATGTTGCAATTATCACGCaaaggaaaaatattaaatttgttataatatgttgtttttgttttcgtttgttttaGGTGTTTGTTCACACGTGGAATTAGTTTGTGaatttacataaagtttttttaaattaattcttcaaaaatattgcgGACCCTGGCTACGTTTACGTAGGCGGCCATTAAAGTTAATTTATGTACTTCATAAATCTACTCTGAAAAATGTATTTAGATAACAgtagattttgaaaattcagaaatctgatgacttgggaatttcaaatgaatttcataattttcctgTTGCAGGTGATAACAACAGCGGGATCGTACTTCACTCTGTTGCAGCAAGCccaaaataatattagttcatAGTTcacatataataattacaataaccATGCATTAAAGATACCTACGCTTACAGATACAGACGATGATACATATTGCAACTAAGCTATTGACCATTTTTATATGATAAATGTGATCTGTTACAATATGATATTCCTTGTAATTTCTTTTGATGAAGTTACTACTGCTCCATATGATATAAtcgtatttattacattcaaacATAATGTTACATATCATCGAACTTATTAATGTGGTATTTCATATGAATCACTAATTTTTTACAGTTAGATGTACaatgtttttattatacattttaaatattaaaaagtcaTATTGTATGTCATATTTGAATTATGCGCTATAAAAGGGTCACGTGATATCGAGGACCTCTTTTACTCTGTCCACccagtatttaataattttgtacatacaACGATACCTATATCACAACAACCAAAGCATTCAACATTTTTCTTCTTCACACATTACATTCCCACTCagatcatcacacaatcacgtcacATAATTTCTTCACGTCACACAACTTCACGTCACAAAATCTTCTTAAACGAAACATCACATTTTCGTAACTAATTTCGATTCCTCTCTAAATACACTACATATCTGTAACGCGTGCTCAGTGCAACCCCTTCGTAGCACATTGTTGAAAGAAAGACAAGTCTCAACATAATACTACATAACTGCAACATTCACGTTCAATAAACGAAATAACCAGTTGTCAGATACGGGATAGAGAATCATCCTTTCGACACTGCCTCCCCATCGAACCCTTTCCACAGGTGTCCACTTCAAGCGGAACTATCCTCGATCATTTAGCGGACTAAGTGCCCCTACTGCAGAACAGTGATGCAGCTGTTGATCGTTATTACGTTTCACGCGGTGAAATTACCCTCATCTTAGGGTCTTGCATAACTCATCAACCACGTGCGTCGCGGAAAGAAGTCGATTTCTTGGCGAATCCCTTTTACCTTGGCATTGTCGCTGCATCAACCGCATTAAGAATAAATAATCACCGTGATTAATAGCACATCAAAGTATCTGATGAGACTCGGTGTAAGGCTCGGTACAAAGTTTTCTTCAAAGCTTTCATGTCGATACATTCAGTATGGCTTTACTATTTGACGATTTCTCCCTTGCCTTGACGGCGTTTTTTATGAAGATGATAGGGTTATGGTTCACGGATAACAGCAAGGAGCGATGGTGCAGGAGGGTCGGTATACTTTGCACGATGTTCGCGTGCTTGTTCGGGACGTATATACAGACTTCGGATATTTATTACACCACGGAGTTTGAGGTGAGCgtgctgtgcgattgtgatgtgctCTATATTCTAGTGTTCGTTTATGGATCAAAATCTGGTGTCTTAACATACCAATGTTCGCatctcaatttttgaatttgcgaattcaaaattaatcgactgattcattcataaataatgttatttattcaTCCATAAATTCATCGATTAATCAACCAGTACCTtactaatatatttaaaatatattacaattgaAATTCTCCGTTTCCTTTAATTTGTAGAGCGTGCTTTTCGACTTGGCGAACTTGTTATCTGTGATCGTTCCaatgttcaaatttacaattctccTCTGGCGGAGAAAGAAACTTTTCCGACTGATTACATACATGGTAGACAACTTCTTGAATGCCAAATACGACGACTTCGAGTTGCAGATACTGATGGACTGCAAACGCAAAAGCAAGTTCTTCGTTTGTATCTTTATCCTTTTCACCGAAGTCACTGTTCTGTCATATGCCTGTACTCCACTTATCGGTACGTCGCAACttgtataagtataataaactTCGCTTTCAATACAGAAAATTTCGATGATTTCAGAGAATCTAAGCAGGAACGAATCTGATAAGGCGTTTCCCTTTAGAATGTGGATTAAGTCTATCCCATTACAGGAAACGCCATATTATGAAATATGTTATACGGTACAGGTACAAtcgattatattttttaacttcatgaaGTTACTCTTCGTCGTTTGCTCTTGTGGTAATGGAAGTGCTAGAAAATGGTGCCGATTTATTGACAGAATGTGATGTGTACTTTGTGTACGTGAAAGTATTGTAAAAGACAGTTTTTGTTAGagtttgattttattaattaactcaataatgattttattttattttattacaataaaatcatTATTGAGTTAATTAATAGTAGAcgtaaaagtatttttaacgAAGCATTATAGTAACATGCGTCGCAGCAAAAGCGCGAGTGGCGTCACGACGCCATTTTTGTAGCAGTTCGAGCCTAAGGCCCACATAGATGTCGCTAATGTAGGGAAGGCGGCAATTAAAAACGTTCCAACAGTTTTTACTTTACAAATCATAGAATTATGAGAAAATTCAATTCAACTTATTAGAACTATAATAGTGGAGAATTATTAGAGCTATagtggaaaattattttgactTAGATTGTGGCAAGACATATACTTCCTTTATTACCATATGACGATTAACTTTTAGTGTAAATTAAATCATGCTCAATTATATATTTCCTCAATCAGTATTACTGAATTATTAGTATCAGAaattcaagttttattattttctgaaaCATCACATTCAAATATTACAGTACTTCAAGTATAAAAAAAGGAAACTGTTTTTACATAATTTCCTTTAAAAATGGTTTTTCGCAGGCTGTAAGCGTGTATATGGTTGGACGCACATATTTTTCCCTAGACAATATTCTGTGCATCATAAATCTTCACCTTGCTGGACAATTCCGAATGCTGCAGTATAGATTATCAGAGAAATATACTAAGAATCAGAAGAAAAATGACGAATCGAGAAACTTGTTAGACCTGGCGAATAATGCTACTGACATCTTCAAAAGTTGTATTCGACAACACCAAGCGCTTGTGGAGTATTGCGAAGAAGTTGATGCAGTATTCAGCCCTTGTGTACTCATACAAGTGTTGGCTTTCAGTATATTTATTTGTCTGGATGGATATCAAATGCTGCTAGTTAGTATGTATCTACAATTTTTACGGTGTTGCACTCTTACGAAGTATTTCACACTTTAAATTGTTGTACAAagtatttcaagatttatatttcaaatgcaTCAACTTATTTGATtgttcatatttcaaatttttataaaagatatttcaattttcactcTGCAATTTTGTACGAAATGTTTGATTACGTCTCcacttttttgtaaattatttcgagatgattttcaaattttgttacgaACATTTCAAGGTTTATGCCTCGAATTCTTTTTACGAAACAAAAATTGTGGCTATagtattattagtattaatataaGAAGTACTTTA
The nucleotide sequence above comes from Megachile rotundata isolate GNS110a chromosome 13, iyMegRotu1, whole genome shotgun sequence. Encoded proteins:
- the LOC100879874 gene encoding odorant receptor 10-like, which gives rise to MNESERVLPFKMYVNLPIQATPYFEIAYITQVLALCPVGFSYFSLDNVLCIINLHIAGQFRILQYRLSDKYSGQVQNGLDQKSDLYLKNNASDVFKSCIRQHQTLITYCKQLQEVFGLIVLVQVMTFSMLICLDGFQVLLVDLVQRKVIFFFHLLTTVCQLIMFSYSCDCIIRESVNLATAAFSGPWLQLPASKRIENLKKDFIMLIMRSNKPCCISGSGFFIVSLETCTRVITTAGSYFTLLQQAQNNISS
- the LOC100879763 gene encoding odorant receptor 10-like; the protein is MVRNFLEADYDDFETSILTTCKRKCSFFVCSSVCFTELTIVSYVCAPLLVNLFKNESERVLPFKMYLNVPIQATPYFEIAYITQALASFSIGFSYFSMDNVLCIINLHIAGQFRILQYRLSDKYSGQVQNGLDQKSDLYLKNNASDVFKSCIRQHQALITYCKQLQEVFGLIVLVQVLAFSMLICLDGFQVLLVDLVQRKVIFFFHLLTTVCQLIMFSYSCDCIIRESVNLATAAFSGPWLQLPASKRIENLKKDFIMLIMRSNKPCCISGSGFFIVSLETCTRVITTAGSYFTLLQQAQNNISS
- the LOC100879656 gene encoding uncharacterized protein LOC100879656, with the translated sequence MALLFDDFSLALTAFFMKMIGLWFTDNSKERWCRRVGILCTMFACLFGTYIQTSDIYYTTEFESVLFDLANLLSVIVPMFKFTILLWRRKKLFRLITYMVDNFLNAKYDDFELQILMDCKRKSKFFVCIFILFTEVTVLSYACTPLIENLSRNESDKAFPFRMWIKSIPLQETPYYEICYTVQVQSIIFFNFMKLLFVVCSCGNGSARKWCRFIDRIITELLVSEIQVLLFSETSHSNITVLQAVSVYMVGRTYFSLDNILCIINLHLAGQFRMLQYRLSEKYTKNQKKNDESRNLLDLANNATDIFKSCIRQHQALVEYCEEVDAVFSPCVLIQVLAFSIFICLDGYQMLLVSRHFREANYFRVPLFGHRMSVGDVFVQL